A window of the Streptomyces sp. Ag109_O5-10 genome harbors these coding sequences:
- the araD gene encoding L-arabinonate dehydratase, with product MSPGGSAPRRRPEELRSHQWYGTEGLRSFSHRARTRQLGYLPEEHLGKPVIAVLNTWSDINPCHAHLRERAQAVKRGVWQAGGFPLEFPVATLSETFQKPTPMLYRNLLAMETEELLRSYPVDGAVLMGGCDKSTPALLMGAASVDLPAVFVPAGPMLPGHWRGEVLGSGTDMWKYWDDRRAGLIGDCEMTELESGLARSPGHCMTMGTASTLTAAAEALGVTVPGASSIPAVDSGHDRMAARAGMRIVELVHRDRRLSELLTRDAFEDAVTTVLGLGGSTNAVIHLIAMAGRAGVRLTLDDFDRIARTVPVLADVRPGGQRYLMEDFHFAGGLPGFLSRIPDLLHLDRPTVSYDTYREQLAGARVHDDDVIRTRGNPVAAEGGVAVLRGNLCPDGAVIKHIAAEPRLLEHTGPAVVFDDYRTMQRTIDDPSLGITADSVLVLRNVGPRGGPGMPEYGMLPIPDHLLKQGVRDMVRISDARMSGTSYGACVLHVAPEAYVGGPLALVRTGDPITLDVAARTLRLDVEEAELARRRAAWSPPPVRYRRGYGALYDQQITQADTGCDFEFLARPGEVPDPYAG from the coding sequence GTGAGCCCCGGTGGGAGCGCCCCGCGCAGGCGGCCCGAGGAGCTGCGGAGCCACCAGTGGTACGGCACCGAAGGGCTCCGCTCCTTCAGTCACCGCGCCCGTACCCGCCAGCTCGGCTACCTCCCCGAGGAGCACCTCGGCAAGCCGGTCATCGCCGTCCTCAACACCTGGTCGGACATCAATCCCTGTCATGCGCACCTCCGTGAGCGGGCGCAGGCGGTCAAGCGGGGAGTGTGGCAGGCGGGCGGGTTCCCGCTGGAGTTCCCGGTCGCCACCCTCTCGGAGACCTTCCAGAAGCCGACCCCGATGCTCTACCGCAACCTCCTCGCCATGGAGACGGAGGAGCTGCTGCGGTCGTACCCGGTCGACGGGGCCGTGCTGATGGGCGGCTGCGACAAGTCCACCCCGGCCCTCCTGATGGGCGCGGCCTCGGTGGACCTGCCGGCCGTCTTCGTGCCGGCCGGGCCCATGCTCCCGGGCCACTGGCGGGGCGAGGTCCTCGGTTCCGGCACCGACATGTGGAAGTACTGGGACGACAGGCGCGCCGGGCTCATCGGCGACTGCGAGATGACGGAGCTGGAGAGCGGACTGGCCCGTTCGCCCGGCCACTGCATGACCATGGGGACGGCCTCCACCCTCACCGCCGCCGCCGAGGCGCTCGGCGTGACCGTCCCGGGCGCGTCCAGCATCCCGGCCGTCGACTCCGGGCACGACCGGATGGCCGCCCGGGCGGGGATGCGGATCGTCGAACTCGTGCACCGGGACCGGAGGCTGTCCGAGCTGCTCACCCGCGACGCCTTCGAGGACGCGGTCACCACCGTCCTGGGGCTCGGCGGCTCCACCAACGCCGTCATCCACCTCATCGCCATGGCCGGCCGGGCGGGTGTGCGCCTCACCCTCGACGACTTCGACCGCATCGCGCGCACCGTGCCCGTCCTCGCCGACGTCCGCCCCGGCGGGCAGCGGTACCTCATGGAGGACTTCCACTTCGCGGGCGGCCTCCCCGGCTTCCTCTCCCGCATCCCCGACCTGCTCCACCTCGACCGGCCGACGGTGTCGTACGACACCTACCGCGAGCAGCTCGCCGGCGCCCGGGTGCACGACGACGACGTCATCAGGACCCGCGGCAACCCGGTGGCCGCCGAGGGCGGGGTCGCCGTGCTGCGCGGCAACCTCTGCCCGGACGGCGCGGTCATCAAGCACATCGCCGCCGAACCGCGGCTGCTCGAGCACACGGGTCCCGCCGTCGTCTTCGACGACTACCGGACCATGCAGCGCACCATCGACGACCCCTCCCTCGGGATCACCGCCGACAGCGTGCTCGTCCTGCGCAACGTCGGCCCCAGGGGCGGCCCCGGCATGCCCGAGTACGGCATGCTGCCCATCCCCGACCACCTCCTCAAGCAGGGCGTGCGGGACATGGTGCGGATCTCCGACGCCCGGATGAGCGGCACCAGTTACGGCGCCTGCGTGCTGCACGTCGCCCCCGAGGCGTACGTCGGCGGTCCGCTCGCCCTGGTCCGCACCGGGGACCCCATCACCCTGGACGTCGCGGCCCGCACCCTGCGACTCGACGTGGAGGAAGCGGAGCTGGCGCGGCGGCGGGCCGCGTGGTCGCCGCCGCCCGTGCGGTACCGACGCGGGTACGGCGCCCTCTACGACCAGCAGATCACCCAGGCCGACACCGGCTGCGACTTCGAGTTCCTGGCCCGGCCGGGAGAAGTGCCGGACCCGTACGCGGGCTGA